Below is a window of Leptolyngbyaceae cyanobacterium DNA.
CCCCCTGCTCCCCTGCTCCCCTGCCCCCTGCTCCCTAGCCCCTAGCCCCTAACCTCTTCTCATAACTCAATACAGTATTTTGCAACAGCATGGCAACGGTCATGGGGCCAACTCCTCCCGGTACGGGGGTGAGATAAGCGGCGACTTTTTTTACTTCATCAAAGTTCACATCTCCCACTAGGCGAGAGTTCCCGGCTTCATCGGTGACGCGGTTGATGCCCACATCGACAACTACTGCACCTGGTTTGACCATATCACCGTGAATTAGGTTCGGTCGCCCGGTGGCTGCGATTACAATATCACCATTGCGGGTAATGGCGGCTAAGTTTTCGGTGCGGGAATGAGCGATCGTAACTGTAGCATCAGCTTCTAGCAGCATCAAAACTTGTGGTTTGCCGACTAAAATGCTACGTCCTACCACGACGGCGTGTTTGCCTCTGAGGTTAATCTGATATTCCTCTAACAGGCGCATTACCCCTGCTGGGGTACAACTGCGTAGTCCCGCTTCTCCCCGCACTAAGCGTCCCAAGTTAACCGGGTGCAGTCCATCGGCGTCTTTGTCGGGATCGATTTCGTGTAGTAGCTTAACTGCGTCTAAGTGGTCAGGTAGAGGTAGCTGTACTAAAATGCCATCAACTCGTCGATCTTGGTTAAGTGAGTGAATCACTTTTTCTAGTTCTGCTTGGCTTGTTTCGGCGGGGAAATGTTTGCCAAATGATGCGATACCTACTTTTTCGCAGGCGCGTTCTTTGTTTCGCACGTAGGCGGCGCTGGCAGGGTTATCTCCCACCATCAGTACTGCTAATCCTGGCGATCGCCCAATTTTACCTTGTAATTCCTGAATGCGCTCTTTTAGTTGAGCATGAATTTTTTGTGCTAGGGCTTTCCCATCTAAATTTAAGGCTAATTTGTCTTCCATAGGTTTTTTTAGTGGCCTCTCAGGAGGCAATCCGCTTTCCTAGTTTGCCAGATTTGGTTTGCCTTTGACTGGGTTTTAGCGTTATAACCTCGAAGAGGAGATTACTAGTAACTTTTCTGGAGAGAATTTTTCTTTCTCAAAGTTCCGTAATCTGCTTTTTTCTTTGGTGATTATTTTAGGAGAATGAAATGAAGTTAACTAAAAGTTACGTGTTGCGAATTAGCGCGATCGCATTATTCCTGGGAGGAATGACTAGTTTGGCAGTTGGTTTTCTTTCGGCTGGCAGCGTTACCGTTACCAACATTAGCGAAGTGCAAACTCAGCGCGATGACGATGCTAGGGTTTATGTAAAAGGTAAAGTGGTGAATCAAGTTCCCTTACTGGAGTTACGAGCTTATCAGTTGCAAGATTCTACAGGTACTATCTTGGTGGTAACTAAAGATAAATTTCCTCCTAAAGATAAGGAACTTTTAATCAAGGGCAAGGTTGAATATCAGAGCATTCCTTTAGGTGGGCAGGAGTTAGGAGAAGTTTATCTAAAAGAAGAAAAGAGGCTTTAGTATCGTGGTTTTTTATTGTTGTATTATCGATAATTTTTTGATTACTCTTAGCTATTATCATGAATAAATAAAGACGCGAATCATACATTAATATAGAACCCGAACCAACAGTAAACAACTTGACAATTGTATGGCTAAACAACCAGTTCACGTCGCGATCGCAATTCTCTATCGTGACGGCAAGTTTTTGATGCAACTGAGAGATAATATTCCGAATATTGTCTATCCCGGTTATTGGGCATTTTTTGGTGGACATATCGAAGCTAATGAGA
It encodes the following:
- the folD gene encoding bifunctional methylenetetrahydrofolate dehydrogenase/methenyltetrahydrofolate cyclohydrolase FolD, which produces MEDKLALNLDGKALAQKIHAQLKERIQELQGKIGRSPGLAVLMVGDNPASAAYVRNKERACEKVGIASFGKHFPAETSQAELEKVIHSLNQDRRVDGILVQLPLPDHLDAVKLLHEIDPDKDADGLHPVNLGRLVRGEAGLRSCTPAGVMRLLEEYQINLRGKHAVVVGRSILVGKPQVLMLLEADATVTIAHSRTENLAAITRNGDIVIAATGRPNLIHGDMVKPGAVVVDVGINRVTDEAGNSRLVGDVNFDEVKKVAAYLTPVPGGVGPMTVAMLLQNTVLSYEKRLGARG